From the genome of Mycoplasmopsis bovis PG45:
TCTCTCTCTCTCTCTCTCTCTCTCTCTCTCTCGATCACTATAAGATTTTTAAGAGCATCATAGTTTTCGCCAATTATTAGTGTATTAGTAGGCTTGTTATTGTCATTATTAAACGATAATTTTTCATCCTTTTTTAATAAAGCTATTTCAGAAGAATTAACTGAAGGAGCAACATCAAATACAAAGCCTAGTTTTACTCTTTTGATTAAAAGTTGGAAAACATTATGTAAAGTTGGGTCATTGTCATCAAATTTATCAATGATTGAAAGAATAAGATCTTTTTGATCTTGATTTAGTTCATTGCTAAGGCTTAAGGCATTAGCTTTTTCTATATAATCCTTTTTTATAGTATTCATTGTCATCCTTATAATACAAATAGTTACTGATATATTTATTATTTGTATATAAATTATAAATTATGAATTTGTCGTATACACAATAATCGAAAATAAAAACATCTGCATAATTAGCAGATGCCTTAGTATTTTGTTATTTTTCTTCTTTTTTAGATTCGGCTTTTTTTGCTTCTTCTTCAGCTAATTCTTCTTCATAAATTTGCTTAGCTTTTTCTTCGTATTGTTGAACATCTTTTTCAGCTTGTTCAATTAGTTTTTTAGCTAATTCTAAAGCAACTTTGTCATTGTGATCAGCAACTTTTTTGTCCAAGTGTGCTAGAATTAATCTAGTAACAGCCACTTCTTTAACTGCTTCAGTAAATTGATTTTCTTTTCCTTCTTCATCACTTAATGGATTTTGTTTCATGTATTGAAGCACAAATGGAAGTGGTACAAATTGTTGGCCAAAAGCAACATTAATTGCTCATAGATGTTTGTTATCTTCAGAAATTTCAGCCTTATCTTTAAATTGTTTCATTAATTCTTCATGGACTAAAAGTCTCTTTGTAAGTACCTTTTCTTCACTTAAAACTAACTTATTAAAATCAGCTTCTGAAGTTTTAATTAAGTCTAGGTATTCATTAAATTTAATTCCTTGTTGTTTTAAGTTTGCTTTGATTTCTTCTAATCTTTTTTGTGCACCTTGTGTAACTAGAATGTCTGAAACTGCAAATTGATGTTTTTCAACTAATTCATCAACTAATGAATCTATAACTTGTCTGTGAATTTCTGAGTATTTTTTAACAGTCAAAATTTCCTTAGCATATGACTTAGCTTCTTCTAAATTAGAAACATTTGGAAGATGCAATTCTTTGACATTTTCGTCAGTTGGTTTAATTTCTTCTAATCTTTTAGCATCTAGAATTTCGCATTCAAAAACTGCTGGTTGACCTTTAAGTGTTGGAACAGCATAGTTTTCTGGGAAAGTAACATTAACTTCACCTTTTCAGCCCACAGTTTTACCAACTAACTGATCTTCAAATGTATCAATAAACGTTTTGCTTCCTAATTTAAGGTCAAATGAATCAGCTTCTCCACCATCAAATGGTTCATTATTAACAAAACCTTTGTACTTAAGTGTAACAACATCACCTAATTTTGTTTTGTCTTTTTTATCTAAAGGTAATACTAAAGCATTTTTGCTTAACAATTGATTAAGGTATTCATCAATATCAGCTTCAGTTACTTTTAATTTGCTAACTTTTGTCTTAATTGATTCATCTAATTTAATGTTAGATAAATCTGGCAACAATGGAAACTCAATTTTAATAACTGAAGATTCTTCAGCTAAAACTGGCAATTCTAATAAAACTGCATTTTGTAACACATTTTCATGTTGTTTTTTAACTTCTTCAAAAATTTCATCAGCAAAAACATTGTATGCTTCATTAATTGAATCACTTGCCACAGCAACTGGTGTTACATATTTATCTACTATGTGTTTAGGAGCTTTACCAGGTCTAAAACCATCTACTTTTAATTTTTTTATTTTATTAGTTTTGGTTTTGTTAAAAATGTTTGTTCATTTTTCACCTGAAAACTCATATTCAACAACTACAGAACCTTTTTCTTTGTTTAGTTCTATTGATTTAGCACTCATATATCTCCCTATGGTAGTTAAAAATTAATTTAAATCTCATAATAATAAGATGTTATTTTAATATTAACAATTTTAATATAAAAATACAGTTTGTTTATAAAAGTGGTTAAGGAATTTAAAAAAGGAGATTGCTCCCCTTTTTAATTCATAAGACAATTCAAATTGAAAAAGTTTCCGCGCACAGAACTTTACATATTATCATAGGAAAGGAGTAATATACTCTTAAGCAACTGTTCCTGTGGATACAGTACTCATTCACTTAGGAATGCATCAAGATAATTATAGACCAAAAAAGCAGTATGCCAAATATTTTTTACAAATTTATAAATTTATAAATTCAATAAATTCTTAAAGCACAATTACATAAACACTGCTTGGAGGTGCTTTTAACTTATTGTTAAATGTGCGATTTGGAATATTAGACATTTTTTATGATATATTAATTACACTATGAACAAAGTAAATAAAAAATTTTTAACTGCGATGGGGGGGGGATTATAACTTCCCTAGCACTACCAATTGTTGCAGCTTCATGTGATAACAATGAACCAGTTAAAACTGATGAAATTAAAGAAAAGAATGAATTACAATCACAAATAGAAAAGATTGAATCTGAACTAAACTCAAATGTAAGTCTAAGCGATAATGTTAAGCAAGAATTAAAAAAACTAGTTGATGAATCAAAAGAAAAACTCAAAACCTTAAAGAGTTCTGATGAATTCAAACAAGCTGTCAAAGAACTAAATAAAAAATTTGAA
Proteins encoded in this window:
- the tig gene encoding trigger factor, encoding MSAKSIELNKEKGSVVVEYEFSGEKWTNIFNKTKTNKIKKLKVDGFRPGKAPKHIVDKYVTPVAVASDSINEAYNVFADEIFEEVKKQHENVLQNAVLLELPVLAEESSVIKIEFPLLPDLSNIKLDESIKTKVSKLKVTEADIDEYLNQLLSKNALVLPLDKKDKTKLGDVVTLKYKGFVNNEPFDGGEADSFDLKLGSKTFIDTFEDQLVGKTVGWKGEVNVTFPENYAVPTLKGQPAVFECEILDAKRLEEIKPTDENVKELHLPNVSNLEEAKSYAKEILTVKKYSEIHRQVIDSLVDELVEKHQFAVSDILVTQGAQKRLEEIKANLKQQGIKFNEYLDLIKTSEADFNKLVLSEEKVLTKRLLVHEELMKQFKDKAEISEDNKHLWAINVAFGQQFVPLPFVLQYMKQNPLSDEEGKENQFTEAVKEVAVTRLILAHLDKKVADHNDKVALELAKKLIEQAEKDVQQYEEKAKQIYEEELAEEEAKKAESKKEEK